From Toxorhynchites rutilus septentrionalis strain SRP chromosome 2, ASM2978413v1, whole genome shotgun sequence, a single genomic window includes:
- the LOC129764547 gene encoding probable cytochrome P450 6g2 isoform X2, with protein MLLLIITVIAVLMYYGWNRHNFWNEHGVSYILEIPIVGNFSSVPLQVHSMFDYIEHIYNHARTKDADFFGVNIFFRKALVIRSPVMIKKLLAEDATYFLNRQMCTDSSSDLFGYYNLLMIKEPLWKDLRAKLSPEVTSFKLKRMQPLIEQIGKDMLDHLSCLPEKRPQVREVEFKELCARFTTDVIASTFFGIQANCLMDEQSEFRYYGRKIFEYGPKRGFTMATFFFLPELVPYLKLKLFPRDTEEFLKTIIQQEIFRREKNGETRGDFIDSMISLKRSNAFIGTNDRILLKDDILVAQAATFYMASFETTSSVLSFTLYELTKNPNIQKRLREEIRSSIQKYGSDLPYECLINEMPYLGMVISEAARLYPVLPFIERQCTLPVGVSGYKLEPFSDFVIPNRMPVLVPIYAIHRDPKFFPDPLRFNPERFAKENLDNIVPCSYMPFGVGPRTCLGSHFGTLQVKVAVVRILSTYRIGRSESTPEKLTYRKNAFTLQSNEGLSANLILDEL; from the exons ATGTTGCTCTTGATAATAACAGTAATCGCAGTGCTGATGTACTATGGCTGGAATAGACACAACTTCTGGAACGAGCATGGTGTGAGCTACATCCTCGAAATTCCGATCGTAGGAAACTTCAGCTCGGTACCGTTGCAAGTACATTCAATGTTTGATTATATAGAACACATTTATAATCATGCGAGAACAAAGGACGCAGATTTTTTCGgagtgaatatttttttccggaaAGCTTTGGTCATACGAAGTCCAGTCATGATAAAGAAATTGCTGGCAGAGGATGCGACTTATTTCCTcaatcgccaaatgtgtacaGACAGCAGTAGTGATCTTTTCGGATATTACAATCTACTTATGATCAAAGAACCTTTGTGGAAGGATTTGAGAGCCAAGTTATCACCAGAAGTTACATCGTTCAAACTCAAGCGAATGCAGCCACTTATCGAACAG ATCGGTAAGGACATGCTGGATCACCTTTCCTGCCTTCCGGAGAAGCGACCACAAGTTCGAGAAGTGGAATTCAAAGAACTATGCGCCCGTTTTACAACGGATGTAATTGCGAGCACATTTTTCGGTATCCAGGCCAATTGTCTAATGGACGAACAATCCGAATTCCGTTACTACGGCAGAAAGATCTTCGAGTATGGACCAAAGCGGGGTTTCACCATGGCTACGTTTTTCTTTCTGCCAGAATTAGTACCATATTTGAAGTTAAAGCTGTTCCCGAGGGATACAGAGGAGTTTTTGAAAACAATAATTCAACAGGAGATTTTTCGACGAGAGAAAAATGGTGAAACACGAGGGGATTTCATTGATTCAATGATCTCTTTGAAAAGAAGCAACGCTTTTATTGGGACAAATGACCGAATCC TTCTGAAAGACGACATCCTGGTAGCTCAGGCCGCCACATTCTATATGGCCAGCTTCGAGACAACCTCTTCAGTATTGTCGTTTACACTCTATGAACTAACGAAAAAT CCAAATATACAGAAGCGTCTACGCGAAGAAATACGAAGCAGTATCCAGAAATATGGCTCCGATTTGCCATACGAATGTCTAATAAACGAAATGCCTTACCTCGGTATGGTGATTTCGGAAGCGGCTCGACTGTATCCCGTCCTACCATTCATCGAACGCCAATGTACTCTCCCGGTAGGAGTTTCAGGATATAAATTGGAACccttcagcgattttgtcatTCCGAACCGAATGCCGGTGCTAGTACCCATCTATGCCATTCATCGAGATCCGAAGTTTTTCCCCGACCCATTGCGTTTTAATCCGGAAAGATTTGCGAAGGAAAATTTGGACAACATTGTACCGTGCAGCTACATGCCGTTTGGTGTAGGTCCAAGAACGTGTCTTGGATCGCACTTCGGCACACTACAGGTGAAGGTTGCTGTCGTCAGAATACTCTCAACGTACAGAATTGGACGGTCGGAATCTACCCCGGAGAAACTTACTTACCGGAAGAACGCTTTTACATTGCAATCAAACGAAGGTCTGAGTGCAAATTTGATTCTGGACGAACTTTGA